The sequence below is a genomic window from Lolium perenne isolate Kyuss_39 chromosome 4, Kyuss_2.0, whole genome shotgun sequence.
GGGTGGGCGGAATGACTTGGTAAGAGGTTGGTGCGGAGCGCCCTGTCGTGGTTGAGGGTTCAAAGTACAACTGGGCATGGGCAGGCCGGCCTGGACGACCCGGCCCGAAAATCCCAGGTCGGGCCGGGTCGGGCTTGCATGTTGGGCGGGTTCGGGCCTATTTTTTGAGCCCGAACGTTGGGCTGGGCCGGGCTCGGGCTTGCAAAAAACATGATTTTAGTTTAGTTCAGGCCAAGCCGGGCTTTTCTCTGTTTGGACATGGTTCAGGCCCGAAGGTCTGGCCGGGCCGAGCTCGGGCCTGGAAATTTAGGTTGGAGCTTTTTCAAGCCCGGTCTGGCCCGAGGAATGCCCAGGTGTAGTTCAAAGCCTAGAAAGATGGAAATGAGTATCGATAATGCGCCATACTACACCATACTTTTTTTTTGGTGTTATACTACACCATAATTTGAGCtgtacattttgaattgtttcaATACTGTTGAACCACGCACGCAATGTATACCCACCGTGCAAAGCGAGGGCAGTGCACCAGAATGACACGTAGGCATGGTACACAGACGAGAAAGGGGGAGCTTGGCCAGAGAGAAAGAAAGAGAGGCGGTTGGCATCTATAAAACCACCACCTCCACTTCCCCCGTGCTCCTCCCCTTCTCACTCGCACGACTCGACTCGCAGCGAACCTCACTCACGCGCCCGACTCGCTctcctacacacacacacactctcccaCTCCCACTCTACCTCCCGGCCCCACAGCCGTCGGGGCACCTGCATGGCCGACCACCACACCCGGGCCCGACCCGCCGGCGGCGATCTCCGcccgccggagccgccgctcgaCCCGTTCGAGTTCCTCTCCCGATCCTGGAGCGCCTCCGCCGTCGACGTCCCGCGCCCGCGGCCCGGCGCCCCGCCGTCGCCGGCCCTCGTCGGGCCCATCGCCGAGGACGCCGCCTGCGAGCTCGACGACGGGGCCGCCACCGCGGGCAGCTCCTTCTCCTTCGCCTCCGCCGCCACCTCGCAGTTCATCATGGAGCGGATCCTCGCGCAGTCGGTCAGCCCTCCTCCTGCTCTTCTCTCCCGGCCGGTCGGAGCCAAGAAGATCAGTTCTGCTCACATCGAAAAACAACCCACGATCCGTTTCCACGAGTCCAGCAAAAAATTAAAGATAGCCTGCCTGTTCTGTCGATGTCGTCAGCTTCTGCCATCTCtctctttttgttttcttttgtttaACAAACAATAAAGCGTGTGCTCTGCTCGCTTTGGTCGTTTCTTATTGTGGAGATTTCGGGTTCTTCTGCCCAGCTGCATTCTACTGATATAATTACCACCAGCTGGTAGTAATTCACAAGTTTCTACGGGCCGTTGGATACTCTGTACTAGTACGTCTCTCTGATGAGTTCTTGGTTTCCTCATCGCCCGTGAATCTCTGTCAGAGCCTTCTTATTGGGGCGTACGCCCCAGTACGAAATCCAGCCATCTCTGATGGGAATTCATGACCGTCTTGTTGCCCTCACCACCCGCTCGATCGAATTCCAGCTTTATTTTGACTTCAAATTGTGGGAGTTCGGACAAGGGGAAACGGCCAAAGGGGAGATTCTTCTGCTAAGGGCAATTAGAAGAAGTGTAATCCTCACCCTTCTTCTATTTTTCAACCAAGCTTAATGGCCAAGGCGACCATTTATCACCAAACACAAATTCCTGCCTTATTCAGAGAACCATATCCAGCTCCTtttattttcttctttcccaGTTCGAACGCGCAAATCAATACTAGTAAAACTGTGCCCTTTAATTTGATCTGTACAATCAAAACCTGATGTACCACTGCACTGTTGCAATTTTTGGCTGCAGGAGGTGGCGCCGCTCACGTCCGGCCGGCTCTCGCACAGCAGCGGCCCTCTCACCGGCGGTGGCTCCCTCACCGACAGCCCGCCGGTCTCGCCGGAGATTGATGACTCGCAGGTTCGCACCTTTGTCACCTTTGCGCTACCACTGCTAGTTTCTAGGCGCCTGTTCTTCCAGCTCCTCATGTGTACTGGTGTAGTACTGGCACTTCTAGCAGTACTTTGCTGCAATTGTTAATGCTAAAACCAAGCACTAGCCCGCAGGCTTGTCTTGTCTTGCGCTAAATTTCTAGTACTAGTACCACCCCTAGATGTTTTCAAGTGTTTTAATAATAATCTGGTGAAAGAAACAAGAACCAGGGGACTAGTGTACGCGCTGTCTGATGCGTGATTTTCTTCAGGCTTTCGGAAAAACACCAAAAGAAATTGTACTGTGTGCACGACTAATGGTCGTGTGCTTGTTTAGTGGGAAATCATCTTTTCTGGGCTCTGCAGCTAAAAAGAAGAAAATTAAATGATGGATCTTTTGTGCAGCTTTACCATGCTATTTCTCTAGGAAAATTATCTTCTGTTCACCAAACTTTTCATTGCAATGGTTACTAAATTATGTTCTGCATTTGTGTTTTTATACATGGCAAGATATTTTCTCTTCAGTTTATAGGATGCAATTAAACAATCCCCCTCAAGGTTTATGTACAGAAGatgtatatatatacaatttTATGAACTAAATATCAATAGATTTTGAAGATTAGTACGGATATGGTAGACTATCACACTAGACACACCACTACCGCAACCTGGTTGTGGACTTGTGGTCGACCAGAGGAGGTTAGAAGAGTCATTTGTTCATGAAAGTAACTATAGGTAGCTATGGGACACTCTCAAACTGCCTGGAACAAAGAGACCAGTCTTGCAGCCTTCCCTGTGCACAAAATTTTCTAGAGAGAGAGAGCACGGAAGAAAACAAAGGCAGAGAAAGAACAGGCCCGCTGCCTTTCTCTCATTCCGATAAAACACCTGGCTTCTAACCCTTCTCTCTTTTTCCCCACATCTTTTGTTTTGCCCTATCGCTTTCGCTTTCTCTCTCTTGAGAGGTTGCGATCTCGGCGCCACCCCATTGTGCAATGTTTTCCCATCTCCGCTCACCGACAGCTCCTGTTTTCCAGTTTGAAGCCTGTACCCATTTCACATGCAGGATCATCTTCTTGGATGGAGCTGCCCATGAACAATCATATATTCAGCCATTTTTACCACCACATTTCTCGAATTCCTGCAAAATGTAACATGCTTTGCTGTTTTATTCACGTGCATCTAATGGAATCTTTACAAATTTGATATAGAAACTTGCTTGCTCTATTCTTGGTTTGAGGAACGCATCCTCTTTTCCAAATGTCGGATCCTGTTGCCCATCTGTCGAAAAAAAGTGACCCATTCCTCTCTTATCTACTACTATCTTTCATGCATTGTTTTCACCTTGCTTGTACCTTGTTCACCTTTTAACTGTAGTAGTTGTTAAATGTCACTTCAGATGCGGGCTCACAACAGTATCTGATTTGTTCCTATATCCTCTTTGTGTTGCTTTAGAATGTCACCTTTAAAAATTCCAGCTTGGTCATTTCGCAAGCCATCACGGTATGGTGCTACAATTATGTGCTTGTGGTATGCAGAGGCAAAGCGATGTGTCAAGCAGACAGACCAGCCCATAAATTTGGTTTGTCTCACCTGACAAATTATTAGTTTTGCAACTTGAAAGCATCTTTCTTAAAATAGTCCTTGAACCATTTATTTAGCTCATGATAAGCAATCTGAAATGCCTCCAAAGATCCAATCTGTTCCATGGGTCACCAGAATTTGGGTTTAAGAGTAAAGAAAAAAGTCCTTAGAATGTCCCACACTGCTGCCGTACCACATGCACCCAACCCCAAGAGAGACAAGTTATGAGAGGTCAAGGTCAAAGATCTTATTAGGATATGCAAGCCGTAGACAGGGCACTCTATTCATCCCAGCTGAGCTAATCAAAGTTGTATAACCTCCCCTTTGCAGTGCTAATTTTATTTCAAAAATGTATTTTGATGTTTTCTTGGTATGTGTTAAATGAAGCTCCAATTCCGGTACCGTCTCAGTCTGTGGATTCTGGGGTCTGGTCTGCTGCTGCTTGTGCAAGCAAACACTGTGCACGTCCTGCCTTCCCATGTCACTCTCCATGCACCCGTTTCTCTCTCTGGGTAGAAAGTAGCAGGCTCGCTCGCAGGCATGCAGTCCTTGCCTTTTAGATTGGTCTCCTCGCTTTTCTGCATCATGAGGCTAGCTGTGCCTTTTCGGTCCCTAATCAAGTTTTGTTCCTCCAGCTTTCTAATCTAATGTAATGATGCATTCTTTTATCTGATCCATGACCAATGTTGCATTCCACACCGCTTCATGATTGTGTCGATTTTTCTATTCTGTGATTGTACATAGTTTACTGGTGTATGCACCAGTATATGCCACGACTTTAGCTAAACATTTCGACCTAAGCCAGTGTACTATGGTTTAACATTGTGCAAACACAGTGGTTTGTACTGGCCAACGAGTCTTGAATAATTATGTTAGTACTATGAGTTAAGGACCCACCGAGAAATTTGTGTTCGACCTATCACTTCAAGGTGCTGGCCAGCCATAAGTGTAAGGAATCTATCACTTAAAACAACAACTCCTGGCAGTTAAGTTTGTTTGACATACAATATTGTTCATAGAACTAGGAATTGATTCTTGAACAGAAAATAAGAGAACTATGAGCATCCTTCTGATTTTCTGTATGATCTCTATTAACTAGACAATTTTAAAACTAGGAATTTATTCTTGAACAGAAGAATAGAGAACTATAAGCATCCACCTGATTGCACTTTGCTAATTAGACCATTTTAAAACTATGCAGTACTGCAGAGTGGGAACGCCGAAGCCACAGGCATACCGAGGCGGCAGCAAGACAGTAGGCCGGTGGCTCAAGGAcaggaaggagaagaagaaagaggagaCGCGAGCTCACAATGCGCAGGTCCATGCCGCTGTTTCAGTTGCAGCGGTGGCTGCTGCGGTTGCGGCTGTCGCTGCTGCCACTGCTGCAGCCTCAGGATCCGGCAAGGATGACCGCGCAGCCCGTACCGACCTTGCTATGGCTTCCGCCGCGACACTTGTGGCTGCACAATGTGTCGAGGCTGCTGAGTCCATGGGAGCTGAGCGTGAGCACTTGGAGGCGGTTGTTAGTTCGGCAGTGAATGTCAGGACACCCGGAGACATCGTCACGGTCACAGCTGCCGCGGCTACTGGTTCGTCATTTCGACCGGATCAGATAACTGTTTGCTAAGCTTTGGGTTGGATGATCATCGTGTGGCTTGTTGTTTGCAGCATTGCGAGGTGCAGCCACATTGAGGGCAAGGGCTTTGAAGGAGGTGTGGAACATCGCGGCGGTGATCCCGGTGGAAAAGGGGACaatgggaggaggaggaggggggcaCCATCAGAAGCAGCAGAATTTGCCAAAGCAGCATCGGAAGCTGGAGAGCAACGGCAGCAGCCTCAGTGATCTTTCGCTCGAGGAGGAGAACACCTTCCTCGGCGTGTGCAGCCAAGAACTCCTCGTTCGCGGCACTGAGCTCCTTAAGCGCACACGGAAAGGTGCTTGCTGTTTGGTGATAATATTTCTGGTTCATGATGTGTTAGATAAAAGGCATATGTACTGATGTTGCTGTTTCGTGATCATTTTTTTTCTGCAGGCGCACTGCATTCGAAGGTTGTGTCAGTGTACATCAACAGAATGGGCCTGGTAATGCTTCTGTTCTTGAATTGTGTTGAACTTTTCATGGAAATTCATGACTTTTCGCTTAGCTATCATGGCATGTTTCCAGGTTGCTCTCAAAATGAAGAGCCGGCATGTTGCAGGAACAATCACCAAGAAGAAGAAAAGTAAGTGGCAGGCAAATCATGGCAATGTAAACATCTCATTATCCATCCATGGCACTGAGGTTTGATCCGTGTCGTCTGCAGGCGTGGTGATAGATGTTTGCAAGGACGTCGCTGCGTGGCCAGGCCGGCACCTTCTGGAGGACGGTGAGCACCGCCGTTACTTTGGCCTTAGGACGGCCGACCACCGGGTGATCGAGTTCGAGTGCACCAGCCAGAGGGAGTACGAGCTGTGGACCAAGGGCGTAGCGCGGCTCCTCAGCATCGCTGGCGAGCGGAAACGTCCCCTGTGAGACCTGCCGACGCTGGTCTCTGTTGGCTGGACTCCGGAGCCATCTGTTTGCTAGGCTGTAGATGTGAAGTGAGGGAAACAACAAAATGGCATGGGCTATTGGGTGTACCTCTTGTCCCACAAGAGAATTATGTAGCTAGGGCTTGTTCATGTTGCTGTTGTGTTGTTAGGGCTGGAGTTAAATTAAATGCGGTGTGTTTATGTGCATGTGGGGAATGCAATGCATGGGGTTCCATCCCTCATCGGAAGCTCATGGTAAGAAGAGAAGGGGAGGGGAGTGAAAGTTCTTTCTTCGCTCTGCTATATCCATTGGGTTTTTACCTTCTCTCTTCTGGTTTGTCTCCTGTAATTTTTTTTTCTCACCTGGCCATGGGGTGTGGCTTATATATCTGGAGCAGTGGCAGGAGAAGATAAATGATGTGTTAGTGTTTAGAAAAGCATGTGTTTATTCCATTTATGGTTGTTTTCTCCATGCTGAAGGATGCAAAATTCTCTTCATTGTTTTGGAATACTTTGTGAAGTTGTGTTCAATCTTTCGTGAAAGACACTATGAGCTACACTGTCATAGAGTGTGATCCAGTTAACTAACTGCTAGCATAGGAGGGAAGATCTGGCATTTGGTGATGTTTGCTGATACCTCTTGATTGATTTATCCTTAACAGCTCCTAAAAACAGTCGAGTGATTAGCTATAGTGATGTAGCTGCAGCTTAGCATCTTTGACTGGGGACAAAAGCTGTCTTCCTTCCTTGGACATCATCTGCCCCTCTTGCCTAGCTCTGAGGTCAGGGCCCAGTAAAGTTGTTGCCGCATGATCATGAATTCCCTGGGCCCTTCTCTGCTCCTCTCccagttttgcaagatgctttcctGCTCAAGGACTGCTGCTCTCATTCTTTTCTTTGCAGATCACATTCCCCTTCTACTGATGCAGTCGATTCAGGACCACCTTAATGCTGGATAATTTTGTGTTCTTACTTGGTAATTTCTCCAGGTTTGAAATGATTCTTCATGTATACGTGAAATCAAATCCTCTATCGTCTATAAAACGGGGAATATTCAGAAATAGACTCTGCATTACAACTGCCTCACACAGTACTAAGAAATCTCACGCCGTACTCATTTTTGTCCCGATTGCCCGAAGCTGATTGAATCACCAGGGAGACGTGATAACGATGTCACGATGCGATGGTCTTGTGCATCCTCGAGATTGGTGAGCTAAAGAACTTTTTATTCTCAGCTTTGCAGAGGCAGAACGCAGGGAGTGTTTGTGCCGTATCCAATGCAACGGCGAGCATATGGAACCTGGACCGGATGTGATCTGATCGGGATCGATCCGATGTAAAAGGCCGAGCATCTCTAGCTCATCCCTTTGACAGGTAAAAAAGAAGAGCTCAAATGATCACACACACCTTGAAAGAAGACCGTGGTCGCCCAGACGAGAGAATCTAGCCGCTTTAGTTTTACCTTGGGGGAGGGAGTAGAAAAGGAGTGAAATTGGCCATGTAAAGAAGTGCCTTTGCTGGGTTTCTTGTGATCGAGGGGAGCGGAAAGATTCATAGGATTGCAGTGAAAGGAGATGTTTGGATTTGGGAGTGGTAATTTTTGACGTTCAGATTGGAAAGAGACGAGACCGATATACAGACCGTAGTTGTACTTCCTAAGCGCGTTTCTGTTGTTTAGCTTGTGTTGGTGTTTGTTGTCTGTCAAGGGCATTCTGACCACGACTATATGACCGATAATTGGTCAGTGTGGTTCAATGAAACGAG
It includes:
- the LOC127293749 gene encoding VAN3-binding protein, which produces MADHHTRARPAGGDLRPPEPPLDPFEFLSRSWSASAVDVPRPRPGAPPSPALVGPIAEDAACELDDGAATAGSSFSFASAATSQFIMERILAQSEVAPLTSGRLSHSSGPLTGGGSLTDSPPVSPEIDDSQYCRVGTPKPQAYRGGSKTVGRWLKDRKEKKKEETRAHNAQVHAAVSVAAVAAAVAAVAAATAAASGSGKDDRAARTDLAMASAATLVAAQCVEAAESMGAEREHLEAVVSSAVNVRTPGDIVTVTAAAATALRGAATLRARALKEVWNIAAVIPVEKGTMGGGGGGHHQKQQNLPKQHRKLESNGSSLSDLSLEEENTFLGVCSQELLVRGTELLKRTRKGALHSKVVSVYINRMGLVALKMKSRHVAGTITKKKKSVVIDVCKDVAAWPGRHLLEDGEHRRYFGLRTADHRVIEFECTSQREYELWTKGVARLLSIAGERKRPL